Proteins co-encoded in one Meiothermus sp. genomic window:
- a CDS encoding S1C family serine protease translates to MRRSWLAFAAVAYLSILAAVIHAQPVQPPRTLSAEMRAALERVYTQALPASVRIETVPEGTGSGFFISADGLVMTAYHVVEDTRGFWVIDSKNQSFSAELVGYDEFRDIAILRASVNEPVPFLPLETTSGPSVGEPLLAIGNSRGQFIAPRYGIVNTVERDIFPFFNSIAISTTIPLAPGDSGGPVLNQAGRVVAVVVAIGQPNGVFESYLSPLQGLGEVIAQLQAGRKRDVPYIGVQLFQIDDETAATLRIPKEGVLIQGLLRGGAAERAGLRGFAIRRENGQEVYEFDVILEADGRPFNNVTELQRYIRSKEVGDTVVLTVRRGQQILKVELRLTPNPTRRS, encoded by the coding sequence ATGCGGCGTTCATGGCTAGCCTTTGCAGCGGTGGCCTACCTTAGCATTTTGGCTGCGGTGATCCATGCGCAGCCGGTGCAGCCCCCCCGAACCCTGTCGGCCGAGATGCGTGCGGCCCTCGAGCGTGTCTACACCCAGGCCCTCCCGGCATCCGTGCGCATCGAAACCGTGCCCGAAGGCACGGGCTCTGGCTTTTTCATCAGCGCCGATGGCCTGGTCATGACCGCGTACCACGTCGTCGAGGACACCCGGGGCTTCTGGGTGATTGACTCCAAAAACCAGTCGTTCTCTGCCGAACTGGTGGGCTACGATGAGTTCCGCGATATTGCCATTTTGCGGGCCTCAGTAAACGAGCCGGTGCCATTTTTGCCGCTCGAGACCACCAGCGGCCCAAGTGTGGGAGAGCCCTTGCTGGCTATTGGGAACTCGAGGGGCCAGTTTATCGCACCGCGTTATGGGATAGTCAATACCGTCGAGCGCGATATTTTCCCCTTTTTCAACTCCATCGCCATCTCCACCACCATCCCGCTGGCCCCTGGCGACTCGGGCGGCCCGGTGCTCAACCAGGCGGGGCGGGTGGTAGCGGTGGTGGTGGCGATTGGACAGCCCAATGGGGTATTCGAGAGCTACCTTTCCCCGCTGCAAGGCCTGGGTGAGGTGATTGCGCAACTGCAGGCCGGCCGCAAGCGCGATGTTCCCTACATTGGGGTGCAGCTTTTCCAGATTGATGACGAAACCGCAGCCACCTTGCGCATCCCCAAGGAAGGGGTTTTGATTCAGGGCCTGCTGCGTGGTGGGGCCGCCGAGCGGGCAGGTTTGCGCGGTTTTGCCATTCGGCGCGAGAACGGCCAGGAAGTCTACGAATTTGACGTGATCCTCGAGGCCGATGGCCGTCCCTTCAACAACGTCACCGAGCTTCAGCGCTACATTCGGAGTAAAGAGGTGGGGGATACCGTTGTCCTGACGGTGCGGCGAGGCCAGCAAATTCTCAAGGTTGAACTGCGGTTGACCCCCAATCCTACGCGGCGTAGCTAG
- a CDS encoding anti-sigma factor domain-containing protein: MKDLRELLPDYALGLLEGEEKAQLEQALQSSPELRAELSELRAVLYQLPESLPPVAPPPRVWAQVQRRVSPRRDFLRWAAAALILLGLGGFGVEQYRRYQALAEEQAKLARWLSDPEVKWQLIRNDQGQTFGTMLWREEGPCLMVLREPPPRGKVYQAWGRKHGAPPVSLGVFTGRVFETNYEGFDLMGVSLEPPGGSPTPTRPLGRVPTS, from the coding sequence ATGAAAGACCTCCGCGAACTGCTCCCCGACTACGCCCTGGGCCTTCTGGAAGGCGAGGAGAAAGCCCAGCTCGAGCAGGCCCTGCAAAGCTCCCCCGAACTACGGGCGGAACTTTCCGAACTCAGGGCGGTGTTGTACCAGCTGCCGGAAAGCCTCCCCCCGGTTGCGCCGCCCCCGAGGGTCTGGGCCCAGGTGCAGCGCAGGGTTTCTCCCAGGCGGGATTTCCTGCGCTGGGCTGCGGCGGCCCTAATCCTGCTGGGGCTGGGCGGCTTCGGGGTGGAACAGTACCGCCGCTATCAGGCTCTGGCCGAGGAACAGGCCAAGCTGGCCCGCTGGCTGAGCGATCCTGAGGTCAAGTGGCAACTCATCCGAAACGACCAGGGCCAGACCTTTGGCACCATGCTCTGGCGGGAAGAGGGGCCCTGCCTAATGGTGCTGCGCGAACCGCCGCCTCGAGGCAAGGTCTATCAGGCCTGGGGCCGCAAGCACGGCGCACCCCCGGTCTCGCTAGGGGTCTTCACGGGGCGGGTTTTCGAGACCAACTACGAAGGCTTCGACCTGATGGGGGTAAGCCTCGAGCCCCCCGGCGGTAGCCCCACACCTACCCGGCCGCTGGGCCGGGTGCCGACCTCATAG
- a CDS encoding OsmC family protein, translating to MPVRSASAVWRGTLKEGQGHLKLESGVYQGPYTWASRFAEASGTNPEELIGAAHAGCFAMFLSALLTNNNTPPEELRAAARVHLGEGPTISKIELHLEGKVPGLSPEKFQELAQEAKAKCPISKALAAVPEITLEAKLV from the coding sequence ATGCCTGTACGTTCGGCCAGTGCGGTTTGGAGAGGTACGCTAAAAGAAGGTCAGGGACACCTGAAACTGGAGAGTGGGGTCTACCAAGGGCCCTACACCTGGGCCTCGCGCTTTGCCGAAGCCAGCGGCACCAACCCGGAGGAGCTGATTGGGGCAGCCCACGCTGGCTGTTTTGCTATGTTTTTGTCGGCCCTCTTGACCAACAACAACACCCCCCCCGAAGAATTACGCGCCGCCGCCAGGGTGCACCTGGGGGAGGGGCCCACCATCAGCAAAATTGAGCTGCACCTTGAGGGCAAGGTGCCCGGACTTAGCCCAGAAAAGTTTCAAGAGCTGGCCCAGGAAGCCAAGGCCAAATGCCCCATCTCCAAGGCCCTGGCCGCGGTGCCTGAAATAACCCTGGAGGCAAAGCTGGTCTGA
- a CDS encoding maltose ABC transporter substrate-binding protein, with protein sequence MKKGFLIAAVAALGLLGSAMAQGKLTIWTHYGGPELAWLKQTAATFAKSSGTQVEVVEVPFGDIQNKFILGAPQGQAADLVVSIPHDWVGAMAAAGVLEPMGKYATSSYIQSLSDVAVDALTYRNQLFALPMFAESVALIYNKKLVKEAPKTWDEFLKIAQENTKGNSYGFLYDLANPYFNYGWFTAYGASVFGRTAQGVDASQTRLGGDAGVRAVSFIKDLRYRYRLIPEGVDYGVADSAFKEGALAMILNGPWAIGDYKKANIDFGIAPMPNPPGGGQWRPFVGVQGVAMNAYSRNKTAAANFAKLLVSTQNQVAFNKAGGRLPVSKQAVQQLRNDPVVAGFSAVIALGAPMPNIPEMGKVWGPWGNALSQAVQKPDTNVAQIVSAMVAEINKGLSGR encoded by the coding sequence ATGAAAAAAGGCTTTTTGATTGCTGCCGTAGCAGCCCTAGGTCTACTGGGCTCGGCGATGGCACAGGGCAAACTCACAATTTGGACCCACTACGGCGGGCCCGAGCTGGCCTGGCTCAAGCAGACCGCGGCCACCTTTGCCAAAAGCAGCGGCACCCAGGTTGAAGTGGTCGAAGTACCCTTCGGCGATATTCAGAACAAGTTCATCCTGGGCGCGCCCCAGGGTCAGGCGGCCGACCTGGTGGTGAGCATCCCCCACGACTGGGTGGGGGCGATGGCGGCTGCGGGGGTGCTCGAGCCCATGGGCAAGTACGCAACCAGCAGCTACATTCAAAGCCTCTCGGATGTAGCGGTGGATGCGCTCACCTACCGCAACCAGCTTTTCGCGCTGCCCATGTTCGCCGAGTCGGTGGCCCTGATCTACAACAAGAAACTGGTCAAAGAAGCCCCCAAGACCTGGGACGAGTTCCTAAAAATTGCACAGGAAAACACTAAGGGCAACTCCTACGGCTTCCTCTACGACCTGGCCAACCCCTACTTTAACTATGGCTGGTTCACGGCCTATGGAGCCAGCGTCTTTGGCCGCACGGCCCAGGGCGTCGATGCCAGCCAGACCCGCCTGGGTGGAGATGCGGGCGTCCGCGCTGTGAGCTTCATCAAAGACCTGCGCTACCGCTACCGCCTGATTCCCGAAGGGGTAGACTACGGCGTGGCCGATAGCGCCTTCAAGGAAGGGGCCCTGGCTATGATCCTCAACGGCCCCTGGGCCATTGGCGACTACAAAAAAGCCAACATCGACTTTGGCATTGCCCCCATGCCCAACCCGCCCGGCGGTGGGCAGTGGCGTCCCTTTGTGGGCGTGCAGGGCGTAGCCATGAACGCCTACTCGCGCAACAAGACTGCGGCGGCCAACTTTGCCAAGCTGCTGGTGAGCACCCAGAACCAGGTGGCCTTCAACAAGGCCGGTGGCCGCCTGCCGGTATCCAAGCAGGCTGTACAGCAACTTCGCAACGACCCGGTAGTGGCCGGTTTTTCGGCGGTGATCGCCCTTGGCGCCCCCATGCCCAACATCCCCGAGATGGGTAAGGTTTGGGGGCCCTGGGGCAATGCGCTGTCCCAGGCTGTGCAGAAGCCGGATACCAATGTGGCGCAAATCGTGTCCGCCATGGTAGCGGAAATTAACAAGGGTCTCTCGGGTCGCTAA
- a CDS encoding ABC transporter permease subunit, producing MYRSPPGARGFLIAIGLLGGALMVAALAGLLLFWALQAAFPRPVEEGYPGYLILIFGTLVLIPILVVLGRRVPYLTDWYYLLPAITFLLAFTVFPIILTIYYAFTDYTGIRNGKPDRSTETAIVRVEGRQLFVEGNAHDLLRCDEPDCAGQALEITTRTQRARVRVEQASGNTITLTAPPPFAPTLVYKINEFRFIGFRNFVEIFSRAGAVLIPVLVWNIIFAAGAVVVGAIPGLILGLILNNKNLALRGFYRTALIISWAIPVVISVQIFTAMLNVQFGPINRLLGLLGAYPIPWLTDPEWFKMSALLISLWLGFPYWMTATLGALSTIPDDVYEAAKIDGANGFQTLTGITLPLLRQPFIPLLLGSFAYNFNNFGLIYLMGPQPGVEGRPSTAQAGDILITWAYKTAFQADGGQAYGLGGAISILIFFLTVAISLINFRFTGALREVR from the coding sequence ATGTATCGTTCTCCACCTGGCGCTCGAGGTTTTTTGATCGCTATTGGGCTGTTGGGAGGGGCCCTGATGGTGGCTGCGCTGGCAGGGCTCCTGCTGTTCTGGGCCCTGCAGGCGGCTTTCCCCAGGCCGGTAGAAGAGGGTTATCCGGGCTACCTGATCCTGATTTTTGGCACGCTCGTCCTGATTCCCATTCTGGTTGTACTGGGGCGCAGGGTGCCCTACCTCACCGACTGGTACTATCTGCTTCCGGCCATCACCTTCTTGCTGGCTTTCACCGTATTCCCCATCATCCTGACCATCTACTACGCGTTTACCGACTACACCGGGATTCGCAACGGCAAACCCGACCGCTCCACCGAAACCGCCATCGTGCGGGTAGAGGGGCGGCAGTTATTCGTGGAGGGCAATGCCCACGACCTCTTGCGCTGCGATGAGCCCGACTGTGCCGGCCAGGCCCTGGAGATCACCACCCGTACCCAGCGGGCCCGCGTTCGGGTCGAGCAGGCCAGCGGCAATACCATCACCCTCACCGCACCCCCACCCTTCGCACCCACCCTGGTCTACAAGATCAACGAGTTCAGGTTCATCGGCTTCCGCAACTTTGTGGAAATCTTCAGCCGTGCCGGTGCGGTGCTGATTCCCGTTCTGGTCTGGAACATCATTTTTGCGGCAGGGGCGGTTGTGGTGGGGGCCATCCCTGGGCTCATCCTGGGCCTGATACTCAACAACAAAAACCTGGCCTTGCGGGGTTTTTATCGCACAGCCCTGATTATCTCCTGGGCCATCCCCGTGGTCATCAGCGTGCAGATCTTCACGGCCATGCTCAACGTGCAGTTTGGCCCCATCAACCGCCTGCTGGGACTGCTGGGCGCTTACCCCATTCCCTGGCTCACCGACCCCGAGTGGTTCAAGATGTCGGCCCTGCTGATTAGCCTGTGGCTGGGCTTCCCGTACTGGATGACGGCCACCCTGGGCGCGCTCTCGACCATCCCGGACGACGTCTACGAAGCGGCCAAAATTGACGGTGCCAACGGCTTTCAGACCCTCACCGGCATCACCCTGCCCCTGCTGCGCCAGCCCTTTATCCCGCTGCTGCTGGGCTCTTTTGCCTATAACTTCAACAACTTTGGCCTGATCTACCTGATGGGCCCCCAGCCAGGGGTCGAAGGGCGGCCTTCCACGGCCCAGGCCGGTGACATCCTGATCACCTGGGCCTATAAAACCGCCTTCCAGGCCGATGGAGGGCAGGCTTATGGCCTGGGTGGGGCTATCTCCATCCTGATTTTTTTCCTCACCGTTGCCATTAGCTTAATCAACTTCCGCTTCACCGGGGCTTTGCGGGAGGTGCGCTGA
- a CDS encoding SDR family oxidoreductase, whose amino-acid sequence MSKLQGKVALVTGASSGIGLEIAKQLVSSGVGVGLFARSQDRLARLAGELGNSLALPGDVTRYEDLERSVQQIEAHFGGLDFLINNAGVGIFKPVHELTPEDWQQVLQTNLTGPFYATKAAVPAMQKRGGGHIINIGSLAGKNAFANGAAYNASKFGLLGFSEAAMLDLRYHGIRVSSILPGSVDTPFAGNSTGASWKIQPQDIAQAVLYLLQSDPRVIPSQLDLRPSQPPRK is encoded by the coding sequence ATGTCAAAGCTGCAAGGAAAAGTAGCACTGGTTACCGGAGCTTCCTCCGGGATTGGCCTCGAGATTGCCAAACAACTGGTTTCGAGCGGCGTGGGGGTGGGGCTTTTTGCCCGCAGCCAGGACAGGCTGGCGCGTTTGGCGGGAGAACTGGGCAACAGCCTGGCCCTGCCGGGTGATGTGACCCGCTACGAGGATCTGGAGCGGTCTGTGCAGCAGATCGAGGCCCATTTTGGCGGACTCGACTTCCTGATTAACAACGCGGGGGTGGGTATTTTCAAACCCGTGCACGAGCTTACCCCGGAGGATTGGCAGCAGGTCTTGCAAACCAACCTGACCGGCCCCTTTTACGCGACCAAGGCCGCTGTACCAGCCATGCAAAAGCGGGGTGGGGGCCATATCATCAACATTGGTTCGCTGGCCGGGAAAAACGCCTTTGCCAACGGGGCTGCCTACAATGCCAGCAAGTTTGGTTTGCTGGGCTTTTCCGAGGCGGCTATGCTGGATTTGCGCTACCACGGCATTCGGGTGAGCAGCATTCTGCCCGGCTCGGTAGACACGCCCTTTGCCGGCAACAGTACCGGGGCATCCTGGAAAATACAGCCGCAAGACATTGCACAGGCCGTGCTCTACCTGCTGCAAAGCGACCCCCGCGTCATCCCAAGCCAGCTCGATCTGCGCCCGAGCCAGCCACCCAGGAAGTAA
- the rph gene encoding ribonuclease PH, giving the protein MKRKDGRTAQELRPLTLHMGYTHYAEGSALVELGNTRVLVTVSLTDGVPRHVSGREGWLMAEYSLLPRSTKERKERERQKISGRTAEIQRFLGRAFRAALDLSLLPNKTVVIDADVIQADGGTRVASLLGGYAALHMAMDRLVNQGKLDEWPLTEFAAVSVGWMSDGSLLLDLTHLEDENAWADLTVVATQSGDIIELHGAGEGRPVPKATYQAMLEMGLSHIPEVVRRVHAQLKNRV; this is encoded by the coding sequence ATGAAACGCAAGGATGGCCGTACGGCCCAGGAGTTGCGCCCCCTTACCCTGCACATGGGTTACACCCATTACGCCGAAGGTTCCGCGCTCGTCGAGCTGGGGAATACCAGGGTGCTGGTGACCGTCTCGCTCACCGATGGGGTGCCCCGCCACGTCTCGGGCCGCGAAGGCTGGCTCATGGCCGAGTACAGCCTGCTGCCCCGCTCCACCAAAGAACGCAAAGAACGCGAACGCCAGAAAATATCGGGCCGCACAGCGGAGATTCAGCGTTTTTTGGGGCGGGCTTTCCGTGCTGCGCTGGACTTAAGCCTGTTGCCCAATAAAACCGTGGTGATAGATGCCGACGTAATTCAGGCCGATGGCGGAACCCGCGTGGCTTCGCTTTTGGGGGGCTATGCGGCGCTGCATATGGCCATGGATCGGCTGGTCAATCAGGGCAAGCTGGACGAATGGCCCCTCACCGAGTTCGCTGCGGTGAGCGTGGGTTGGATGAGCGATGGCAGCCTTTTGCTCGACCTAACCCACCTCGAGGACGAGAACGCCTGGGCCGACCTGACCGTGGTGGCAACCCAGTCCGGCGACATTATCGAGCTGCACGGGGCAGGGGAGGGACGTCCAGTGCCCAAGGCTACCTATCAGGCCATGCTGGAGATGGGACTGTCGCATATTCCCGAGGTGGTGCGGCGGGTTCACGCCCAGCTCAAGAACCGGGTTTGA
- a CDS encoding thrombospondin type 3 repeat-containing protein, whose amino-acid sequence MRKLGFFVLALAVVLLPLVQARGPYRLQAITQFNLVADNGDVRTVTCQYCHVNPNGGAPWNAFGNQLRANFKGNIGEALYETLKAMKDSDGDGYADVLEVFAGTLPGDANSKPLVTAQFLMQSLEKAGGVDIYKPK is encoded by the coding sequence ATGAGAAAACTAGGTTTTTTTGTGCTGGCCTTGGCCGTTGTGCTGCTCCCATTGGTGCAGGCTCGAGGGCCCTATCGGTTGCAGGCCATTACGCAGTTCAATCTGGTAGCCGATAACGGCGATGTGCGCACGGTTACCTGTCAGTACTGCCACGTAAACCCCAACGGGGGTGCGCCCTGGAATGCCTTCGGCAACCAGCTCCGGGCCAACTTCAAGGGCAACATCGGCGAAGCCCTGTACGAAACGCTCAAGGCTATGAAAGACTCCGACGGCGACGGCTACGCCGACGTGCTCGAGGTGTTTGCTGGAACGCTGCCGGGCGATGCCAATAGCAAGCCCCTGGTGACCGCACAGTTCCTCATGCAGAGCCTGGAAAAAGCCGGTGGGGTGGACATTTACAAACCCAAGTAG
- the rdgB gene encoding RdgB/HAM1 family non-canonical purine NTP pyrophosphatase, translating into MRLLIATSNPGKFREIRDGLAPLGWTLFSLLDYPFKMPPEEGSTFEDNAVLKAAFAAKHSGMPTLADDSGLEVAALGGEPGVYSARYGNKKTDTERNVYLLERLKGIPPSARKAKFVAVLVIAYPDGYMELYRGETEGEILEAPRGEWGFGYDPLFYLPEVGKTFAEMTLEEKAVHSHRGKALRMLVEAHKFGSPRKEQPLQE; encoded by the coding sequence ATGCGCCTGCTGATTGCTACTTCCAACCCCGGCAAGTTCCGCGAGATCAGAGACGGGCTCGCACCTTTGGGTTGGACGCTGTTTTCCCTGCTCGACTACCCCTTCAAGATGCCGCCCGAGGAGGGCTCTACCTTCGAAGACAACGCAGTGCTGAAGGCGGCTTTTGCCGCTAAGCACAGTGGTATGCCCACCCTGGCCGATGACTCGGGCCTCGAGGTCGCCGCATTAGGGGGCGAGCCAGGGGTGTACTCGGCCCGTTACGGCAACAAAAAAACCGACACCGAGCGCAACGTATACCTGCTCGAGCGCCTTAAAGGAATTCCCCCCAGCGCGCGCAAGGCCAAGTTTGTGGCCGTGCTGGTAATTGCCTACCCCGATGGTTACATGGAACTTTACCGGGGCGAGACCGAGGGAGAGATCCTCGAGGCCCCCCGTGGGGAGTGGGGTTTTGGCTATGACCCCTTGTTCTACCTGCCCGAGGTAGGCAAAACCTTTGCCGAGATGACCCTGGAGGAAAAAGCGGTGCACTCCCACCGGGGCAAGGCCCTGCGGATGCTGGTAGAGGCCCATAAATTCGGATCTCCCCGCAAGGAGCAGCCGCTGCAGGAATAG
- a CDS encoding RNA polymerase sigma factor codes for MEPDIALMSRLAKGDERALEELYRRYSPSLYALLLRMLQSPEEAEEILQDSFVQLYREAARYQPERGGVAAFLFTIGRNFALSRLRNRKARPPKIDDLDLHNPEQELGLWREDDPTDRILVRRALGRLEPTDRKLLEEAFFDGYSHSELAERHNLPLGTVKTRLRRALLKLREYLGGKAVSEEA; via the coding sequence GTGGAGCCAGACATTGCCCTGATGTCGCGCCTCGCCAAAGGGGATGAGCGAGCTTTGGAAGAGCTATACCGCCGCTATAGCCCCTCGCTGTACGCCCTTCTCCTGCGGATGCTCCAAAGCCCCGAGGAGGCCGAAGAAATCTTGCAGGACAGCTTTGTTCAGCTCTACCGAGAAGCCGCCCGCTATCAGCCCGAGCGCGGGGGTGTGGCGGCTTTTTTGTTCACCATTGGGCGCAATTTTGCCCTATCGCGTCTGCGTAACCGCAAGGCCAGACCCCCCAAAATAGACGACCTCGACCTGCACAACCCCGAGCAGGAGCTGGGCCTTTGGCGGGAGGACGACCCCACCGACCGGATTCTGGTGAGGCGGGCCTTGGGTAGGCTCGAGCCCACCGACCGTAAGCTGCTGGAAGAAGCCTTTTTCGACGGCTACAGCCACAGCGAGCTGGCCGAGCGCCACAACCTGCCCCTGGGCACGGTCAAAACCCGGCTGCGGCGGGCCCTGCTCAAACTGCGCGAGTATCTGGGCGGAAAAGCGGTCTCGGAGGAAGCATGA
- a CDS encoding succinic semialdehyde dehydrogenase, whose amino-acid sequence MIETGRLRVINPPRETPQFTPELLEQLARRVFLSGQGTPHTLYSPFDGKVLGVIPLCSPEDVRQAVERARQAQPAWARMDARSRARIMLRFHDLLLKQQAEILDLTQYETGKARRDAQEELLDAAIVAQYYATRSPGWLRPRRVGGTFLGLTQTWEYRHPVGVVGVISPWNYPLVMAVSEPIPALMAGNAVVLKPDPQTTFTALWIQALLEEAGLPRDLFQVVTGGGEVGEALVATADFIALTGSTPTGRKVARQAGERLIGVSLELGGKNPMLVLEDANLEAAVDGAIHGAFANAGQLCVSLERIYVHEKVFEAFTRRFVEKTSSLRLGATLDHRSQMGSLTVQRQFDTVLAHVQDAVAKGARVLTGGRPRPDLGPLFFEPTILTDVTPEMRVYHEETFGPVVSLYKFSDLEQVLAQINHSEYGLNASIWSKDLRKARALAARIQAGTVNINESYAAAWASMDATMGGFKASGLGRRHGQEGLYRFTELQTIAIERLIPVTGPAWLPRGWYGRIVTALLRALKWLYRLWYRL is encoded by the coding sequence ATGATTGAAACTGGACGGTTGCGGGTGATTAATCCCCCACGGGAGACCCCTCAGTTTACCCCTGAGCTGCTGGAACAACTGGCCCGGCGGGTCTTTTTGTCGGGTCAGGGTACCCCGCATACCCTGTACTCTCCTTTCGATGGAAAAGTGCTGGGGGTTATACCGTTGTGCAGTCCCGAGGACGTGCGCCAGGCCGTGGAGCGTGCCCGGCAGGCCCAGCCGGCCTGGGCCCGAATGGATGCCAGGTCTCGAGCCCGCATCATGCTGCGCTTCCACGACCTGCTGCTAAAGCAGCAGGCCGAGATCCTCGACCTGACCCAGTACGAGACCGGCAAGGCCCGCCGCGATGCCCAGGAAGAACTGCTGGACGCGGCCATTGTGGCGCAGTATTACGCCACCCGTAGCCCCGGCTGGCTGCGCCCCCGGCGCGTGGGCGGAACTTTTCTGGGCCTGACCCAGACCTGGGAGTACCGCCACCCGGTCGGGGTGGTGGGGGTTATCTCGCCCTGGAATTATCCGCTGGTGATGGCGGTGAGTGAGCCCATCCCCGCGCTAATGGCGGGCAACGCGGTGGTGCTCAAGCCCGACCCCCAGACCACCTTTACGGCCCTCTGGATTCAGGCCCTGCTGGAGGAGGCCGGACTGCCGCGCGACCTTTTTCAGGTTGTGACCGGGGGTGGCGAGGTGGGCGAGGCCCTGGTGGCTACAGCGGATTTTATCGCCCTGACCGGAAGCACCCCCACCGGGCGCAAGGTGGCCCGCCAGGCCGGAGAACGGCTGATTGGGGTGAGCCTGGAGCTGGGCGGCAAAAACCCCATGCTGGTGCTGGAGGACGCCAACCTCGAGGCTGCTGTAGACGGCGCTATCCACGGGGCTTTTGCCAATGCCGGGCAGCTTTGCGTCTCCCTCGAGCGCATCTACGTGCACGAGAAAGTCTTCGAGGCTTTCACCCGGCGCTTCGTGGAAAAAACCTCGAGCCTGCGTTTGGGGGCCACCCTGGATCACCGCTCGCAGATGGGTTCCCTCACCGTCCAGCGGCAGTTCGATACCGTGCTGGCCCACGTGCAGGACGCTGTGGCGAAAGGGGCCAGGGTGCTCACCGGGGGTCGGCCCCGGCCCGACCTGGGGCCCCTGTTCTTCGAGCCCACCATCCTGACCGATGTAACGCCCGAGATGCGGGTGTACCACGAAGAAACCTTTGGCCCGGTGGTCAGCCTGTACAAGTTTAGTGACCTCGAGCAGGTGCTGGCCCAGATCAACCACAGCGAGTATGGCCTCAACGCCAGCATCTGGAGCAAGGACTTACGCAAAGCCCGCGCGCTGGCCGCCCGTATTCAGGCTGGCACGGTCAACATCAACGAAAGCTACGCCGCGGCCTGGGCCTCGATGGATGCGACCATGGGGGGGTTCAAGGCCTCGGGTCTGGGGCGACGGCACGGTCAGGAGGGGCTGTACCGCTTTACCGAGCTACAGACCATTGCCATTGAGCGTCTCATTCCCGTCACCGGCCCGGCCTGGCTGCCCAGGGGCTGGTACGGGCGCATCGTGACGGCTCTACTCAGAGCCCTCAAATGGCTCTATCGCCTGTGGTACCGGCTATGA
- a CDS encoding alkaline phosphatase family protein, translated as MLAFLFVDGLGLSHDPRSAPRRLNLPTLKALSGGFSQEPFSRPNLAYRVLDARLGVEGLPQSGTGQTALLTGLNAAQMLGYHQGPHPLSKLQTLLQQDSLQVWATQRGLRVLHANAYRPEYLERVQSSRRNLLSAFGFAARAARLELLPMHHPQALLPAFWPEPEAAGARFAQIAQQHDLTILEHWALDYSAHRLPEKLDERWLELDRFLEGFLNANPTATLILTADHGNAEEPWHTQHTLNPVPLIVYGALAGKVPAMHSLTELVPWIKQQFLGSS; from the coding sequence GTGCTGGCTTTCTTGTTCGTGGATGGGCTGGGGCTTTCCCACGACCCCCGCAGCGCCCCGAGGCGCCTGAACCTGCCCACGCTGAAGGCTTTGAGCGGCGGGTTCAGCCAGGAGCCCTTTAGTCGGCCCAACCTGGCCTACCGCGTCCTGGATGCCCGGCTAGGGGTGGAAGGCCTGCCCCAGTCGGGCACCGGCCAGACTGCCCTGCTGACCGGGCTCAACGCGGCCCAGATGCTGGGATACCACCAGGGGCCGCACCCATTAAGCAAGCTCCAAACCCTTCTGCAGCAGGATAGCTTGCAGGTCTGGGCTACCCAGCGGGGTTTGCGGGTGTTGCACGCCAACGCCTACCGCCCGGAATACCTGGAAAGAGTGCAGAGCAGCCGCCGCAACCTGCTCTCGGCTTTTGGATTTGCGGCCAGGGCAGCCCGGCTCGAGCTCCTCCCTATGCATCATCCCCAGGCCCTCCTGCCAGCCTTCTGGCCCGAACCCGAGGCCGCCGGTGCACGCTTTGCCCAGATAGCCCAGCAACACGACCTGACCATCCTGGAACACTGGGCGCTGGATTACTCGGCCCATCGCCTCCCGGAAAAACTCGATGAGCGCTGGCTCGAGCTGGATCGCTTCCTCGAGGGCTTCCTGAACGCCAACCCCACTGCCACCCTGATTCTTACCGCCGATCATGGCAACGCCGAAGAACCCTGGCATACCCAGCACACCCTCAACCCGGTGCCCCTCATCGTCTATGGGGCCTTGGCAGGCAAGGTTCCAGCCATGCACTCGCTGACCGAACTGGTGCCCTGGATCAAGCAACAATTTCTGGGGTCAAGTTGA